Proteins from a genomic interval of Sporolactobacillus sp. Y61:
- the trmL gene encoding tRNA (uridine(34)/cytosine(34)/5-carboxymethylaminomethyluridine(34)-2'-O)-methyltransferase TrmL: protein MTIHIVLYQPQIPPNTGNIARTCAGTHSSLHLIRPLGFSTDDRHLKRAGLDYWPSVDLHYYDSLDDFFDQNRPREYYLVETDGSRPYSAFDYSNPAKDYYFFFGRETTGLPRAFVAAHRDRCVRLPMTDKIRSFNLSNSAAIIIFEALRQQHFPGLS, encoded by the coding sequence ATGACTATTCATATTGTGCTCTATCAGCCTCAGATTCCGCCCAATACGGGTAACATCGCCCGTACATGTGCCGGGACACACAGCTCACTTCATCTGATCCGTCCGCTCGGGTTTTCAACTGATGACAGGCATCTGAAGCGGGCGGGACTGGATTACTGGCCATCGGTTGATTTGCATTATTACGACTCGCTGGATGATTTTTTTGATCAGAACAGGCCTCGCGAATATTATCTTGTGGAAACGGATGGCAGCCGTCCATACAGTGCTTTTGATTATAGTAATCCGGCGAAGGATTATTACTTCTTCTTCGGACGTGAGACAACCGGTCTGCCCCGGGCTTTTGTTGCCGCGCACAGGGACCGGTGCGTCCGCCTGCCGATGACAGACAAAATCCGTTCGTTCAATTTATCCAATTCAGCGGCAATTATCATCTTTGAAGCCCTGCGTCAGCAGCACTTTCCCGGATTGTCCTGA